One window of Chionomys nivalis chromosome 18, mChiNiv1.1, whole genome shotgun sequence genomic DNA carries:
- the LOC130889439 gene encoding glutathione S-transferase Mu 2 — MPATLGYWDIRGLAHAIRLLLEYTDTSYEEKRYTMGDAPDFDRSQWLNEKFKLGLDFPNLPYLIDGSHKITQSNAILRYLARKHNLCGETEEERIRMDVLENQAMDTRMQLAMVCYSPDFEKKKPEYLAGLPEKMKLYSEFLGKRLWFAGDKITYVDFLVYDILDQHRLFEPKCLDAFPNLKDFVARFEGLKKISDYMKSSRFLSKPIFAKMAFWNS; from the exons atgcctgccacaCTGGGTTACTGGGACATCCGTGGG CTGGCTCACGCCATCCGCCTGCTCTTGGAGTACACAGACACAAGCTATGAGGAGAAGAGATACACCATGGGGGATG CTCCCGACTTTGACCGAAGCCAGTGGCTGAATGAGAAGTTCAAGCTGGGCCTGGACTTTCCCAAT CTGCCCTACTTAATTGATGGATCTCACAAGATCACCCAGAGCAACGCCATCCTGCGCTACCTTGCCCGCAAGCACAACCTGT GTGGCgagacagaagaggagaggaTTCGGATGGACGTTTTGGAGAACCAGGCTATGGATACCCGCATGCAGTTGGCCATGGTTTGCTACAGCCCTGACTTT gagaaaaagaagccagagtaCTTGGCGGGTCTCCCTGAGAAGATGAAGCTCTACTCTGAGTTCCTGGGCAAGCGACTTTGGTTTGCAGGGGACAAG ATTACCTATGTGGATTTCCTTGTTTATGATATCCTGGACCAGCACCGATTATTTGAGCCCAAGTGCCTGGATGCCTTCCCCAACCTGAAGGACTTCGTGGCCCGCTTTGAG GGCCTGAAGAAGATATCTGACTACATGAAGAGCAGCCGCTTTCTCTCCAAACCAATCTTTGCAAAGATGGCCTTTTGGAATTCATAG